A window of the Dyadobacter pollutisoli genome harbors these coding sequences:
- the porQ gene encoding type IX secretion system protein PorQ: MRPIGMCVYLWAALLFGCQGFVLAQATGGRSKLDFLQLPTQAKSTAIGANHLTLPGNDPALFLQNPALLDSSKINNVSVNMMPYLADTRFVNAAYAHGLKKSTGVWAVGLQYLNYGTMVETDDIGNVIGEFRAADYGLSAGYGHTIGDFTLGGTLKLAGASVEAYNIWGLALDWGGVFKHPKKDFTAGFVVKNLGFLKQNYNGANDPVLPLDVRLGLTFKPEYMPIRVSVTVHHLNQFDMVYNDPNLFFKYDINGKRIPRKIGVAEKLGRHLSLGAEALIHPNFRILLGYDHLRRQELRLTNRGALAGFSFGAWLRIKRFEVGYGRAQYVPGFGSSSLSVVMNLKNGFVKEPVSKIQK; the protein is encoded by the coding sequence ATGAGGCCGATTGGAATGTGTGTTTATTTGTGGGCAGCGCTTCTGTTTGGATGTCAGGGGTTTGTACTGGCGCAGGCTACCGGCGGGAGAAGCAAACTGGATTTTCTACAACTGCCGACACAGGCAAAAAGCACCGCGATAGGAGCCAATCACCTTACCTTACCCGGTAATGATCCTGCATTATTTCTTCAAAACCCAGCGTTGCTGGACTCTTCCAAAATCAATAACGTATCGGTGAATATGATGCCTTATCTGGCTGATACCAGGTTTGTTAACGCGGCATATGCACATGGTCTCAAAAAATCAACGGGCGTGTGGGCCGTGGGTTTGCAGTATCTCAATTACGGCACAATGGTGGAAACCGACGACATTGGAAATGTGATCGGGGAGTTCAGGGCGGCTGATTATGGTTTGTCGGCGGGTTACGGACATACGATCGGCGATTTCACTTTGGGCGGTACATTGAAGTTGGCCGGAGCATCTGTGGAGGCCTACAATATTTGGGGGCTGGCTTTGGACTGGGGCGGGGTTTTCAAGCATCCGAAAAAGGATTTTACAGCTGGCTTTGTAGTTAAAAATCTGGGGTTTTTGAAGCAAAATTACAATGGCGCCAATGACCCGGTGCTGCCTTTGGACGTGCGGTTAGGGCTGACATTCAAACCGGAATATATGCCTATCCGTGTCTCCGTGACGGTACATCATCTCAACCAATTTGATATGGTTTACAATGATCCCAACCTGTTTTTTAAATATGATATCAATGGAAAAAGGATCCCCCGAAAAATTGGTGTTGCCGAAAAGCTGGGCCGGCATCTTTCGTTGGGAGCTGAGGCATTGATACATCCAAATTTTCGGATCCTGCTCGGGTACGATCATTTGCGGAGACAGGAATTAAGGCTTACGAACAGAGGAGCATTGGCCGGATTTTCGTTCGGGGCATGGCTGAGGATTAAAAGGTTTGAAGTAGGCTACGGTCGGGCGCAGTATGTTCCGGGTTTTGGAAGCAGTTCGCTATCTGTTGTGATGAATTTGAAGAATGGGTTTGTGAAAGAGCCTGTGAGTAAAATTCAGAAGTAG
- a CDS encoding ATP-binding cassette domain-containing protein encodes MTFISLQDVFVRKYDSTVLSEFNWKIKKGENWAIIGPNGSGKTLLLDVIAGKWPIASGKITYDWTEPLRDTIELASNDYSFNRIVSAGAEYYQQRFHAYESERAPTVRAILTDQLKPVGTVDEKSVSLKPSKVSEEALSEVSELLSITHLLDHPFVTLSNGETRRMLLAKSLLKKPKILLLDNAFSGLDVHSREVLRNALAALSKQGVAIIMATTATEMPSCITNVLELNEGKVEKQSRIADFKAKLDTAHLPKPDPIKLEHFGHPEFTNFEYALDLRNTKVKYHDQLILDNVNWKIAKGEKWALSGANGSGKSTLLSIITADNPQRFANDFDLFDRKRGGIGASIWDIKQKIGHVSPELHLYFPRNTTVFKTIASGFFDATGVFFKKLTDVQIERVHEVSELLHVHHLIEKDFSQLSKGQQRMVLLARALVKNPPLLILDEPCQGLDSEAIEYFKAVVDAICATPERTLIYVSHYPQEIPSCVTHFLKLEKGVVIESL; translated from the coding sequence ATGACATTCATTTCGCTTCAAGACGTTTTTGTACGTAAATATGACTCAACGGTTTTATCAGAATTTAACTGGAAAATTAAGAAAGGAGAAAACTGGGCTATCATTGGCCCCAATGGTTCCGGTAAAACACTGCTCCTTGATGTCATTGCTGGCAAATGGCCCATTGCCTCCGGAAAAATAACTTACGATTGGACAGAACCGCTGCGCGATACCATTGAACTGGCCTCTAATGATTATTCTTTCAACAGGATTGTGAGCGCCGGTGCCGAATATTACCAGCAGCGTTTTCATGCATATGAATCCGAGCGGGCCCCTACCGTCCGCGCGATACTGACCGATCAGCTCAAACCTGTCGGTACCGTTGATGAAAAATCGGTAAGTTTGAAGCCTTCCAAAGTGAGCGAAGAAGCGCTTTCCGAAGTGAGTGAATTGCTGTCCATTACGCATTTGCTGGACCATCCTTTCGTAACGCTTTCCAATGGTGAAACGCGTCGGATGCTATTGGCGAAATCGCTTTTGAAGAAACCAAAGATACTCCTGCTCGACAATGCATTTAGTGGCCTGGATGTACATTCGCGAGAGGTATTGCGAAACGCCCTGGCCGCCTTATCGAAGCAAGGCGTAGCGATTATCATGGCTACCACCGCTACTGAAATGCCTTCATGTATTACCAACGTATTGGAACTAAATGAAGGGAAAGTTGAAAAGCAATCGCGTATCGCTGATTTCAAAGCCAAACTGGACACTGCTCATTTACCAAAGCCCGATCCTATCAAACTCGAACACTTCGGGCATCCCGAGTTTACGAATTTCGAGTACGCGCTGGATTTGCGTAATACCAAAGTGAAATATCATGACCAGCTGATCCTGGACAATGTGAACTGGAAGATTGCAAAAGGCGAAAAATGGGCGTTATCAGGTGCAAATGGTTCCGGAAAATCAACCTTACTCAGCATTATCACGGCCGACAATCCACAAAGGTTTGCCAACGACTTTGATCTTTTTGACCGGAAACGGGGCGGAATTGGCGCTTCCATCTGGGATATCAAACAAAAGATAGGCCATGTTTCTCCCGAGCTGCATCTTTACTTCCCACGAAACACGACTGTTTTCAAAACCATTGCTTCCGGCTTTTTCGATGCAACCGGTGTGTTTTTCAAAAAACTGACCGATGTTCAAATCGAAAGGGTACATGAAGTTTCGGAACTTTTGCATGTGCATCATTTGATCGAGAAAGACTTTTCACAACTTTCAAAAGGACAGCAGCGAATGGTATTACTGGCCCGCGCATTAGTCAAAAACCCGCCGCTACTCATCCTCGACGAACCATGCCAGGGGCTGGACAGTGAGGCCATTGAATATTTCAAAGCAGTAGTAGACGCCATTTGCGCAACCCCGGAAAGAACACTCATTTACGTCTCCCATTATCCGCAGGAGATACCGAGCTGTGTGACGCATTTTTTAAAATTGGAGAAAGGGGTTGTGATTGAGAGCCTTTAG
- a CDS encoding cytochrome-c peroxidase produces MRKFLRTVPAFICVLILSYCQPKKSPKDQLYSQFNEDLDSLILMNDELLELAKSRQKPEVLRDKFLSVRLQYKKTEAFAEYFFPTTVRLVNGAPLDEIEDEENAVFEPGGYQVIEELVYIDEPIEEEELIRHTRKTQVNVKRIQSLWKDIQLTDSQVMDALRLEMFRLTTLGISGFDTPASGNSIAESKVVVESFQRYADAYKELLPEYQKLTNLSNAAIDFLKNSKSFNDFNRASFIVDYINPLCLSLHQNQKLAGIAFVKDHRLLRGDAATLFDKKAFDPEALLSNTKFSSTADRIALGEKLFYDPRVSGNGQTSCGSCHQPQLAFTDGLKTSKGFGNENLKRNAPTIMYAALQQALFYDLRSPSLEDQAADVIHNKNEMHGSVEDIAKLISSDNDYKNLFSKAYPELDSTQPVYIQNSLAVFVRSLNPFNSPFDKYMRGDKKALTDGQVNGFNLFMGKAKCGTCHFMPLFNGTVPPDYQRTESEVLGVTASADLKHPLPDQDLGRGVHNQFPQWKNAFKTSTVRNIAKTAPYMHNGAFNTLQEVMEFYNEGGGAGLGLEVHNQTFAADKLNLTPKEIALVIEFMEGLTD; encoded by the coding sequence ATGAGAAAGTTTTTGCGCACTGTTCCGGCATTCATTTGCGTATTGATATTGAGTTATTGTCAGCCTAAAAAGAGCCCGAAGGATCAGTTGTATAGCCAGTTCAATGAGGATTTGGATTCGTTGATATTAATGAACGACGAGCTTTTAGAATTGGCCAAATCCAGACAAAAGCCAGAAGTATTGCGGGATAAATTTCTGAGCGTTCGTTTGCAGTACAAGAAAACGGAAGCTTTTGCGGAATACTTCTTTCCTACTACGGTCAGGCTGGTCAATGGCGCCCCGCTGGATGAAATTGAGGATGAGGAAAATGCTGTGTTTGAGCCGGGAGGCTACCAGGTAATTGAGGAACTGGTCTACATCGACGAGCCGATCGAAGAAGAAGAATTGATCCGCCATACCCGTAAAACACAGGTGAATGTGAAGCGGATTCAGTCACTATGGAAGGACATTCAGCTTACGGATTCTCAGGTAATGGATGCTTTGCGTCTCGAAATGTTCCGCCTGACCACACTCGGTATCTCAGGTTTTGATACACCGGCTTCGGGGAATTCCATTGCTGAAAGTAAGGTAGTAGTGGAATCGTTTCAGCGTTATGCTGATGCTTACAAAGAACTTTTGCCGGAGTATCAGAAGCTGACGAACCTCTCCAATGCAGCCATTGATTTTTTGAAAAATAGTAAAAGTTTTAATGACTTTAATCGGGCCTCATTCATTGTGGACTACATTAATCCGTTGTGTCTGTCCCTTCACCAAAATCAGAAACTCGCAGGGATTGCATTCGTCAAAGACCACAGACTTTTGAGGGGAGATGCTGCTACATTGTTTGATAAAAAAGCATTTGATCCTGAGGCGTTGCTTTCCAATACGAAGTTTAGTTCCACGGCTGACCGGATTGCATTGGGAGAGAAATTGTTTTACGATCCACGCGTTTCAGGCAATGGCCAAACCAGCTGCGGTTCCTGTCATCAACCTCAGTTGGCATTTACGGATGGTTTGAAAACGAGCAAAGGATTTGGTAATGAAAATCTGAAAAGGAATGCGCCCACCATCATGTATGCAGCTTTGCAGCAGGCATTGTTTTACGACCTGCGTTCGCCGTCGCTCGAAGACCAGGCAGCGGATGTAATTCATAATAAGAACGAAATGCACGGTTCCGTGGAAGATATTGCAAAGCTGATCAGCTCGGACAATGATTATAAAAACTTGTTTTCCAAAGCATATCCCGAGCTGGACTCCACTCAACCTGTTTACATTCAGAATTCGCTGGCGGTATTTGTACGGTCATTAAATCCTTTCAATTCACCTTTTGACAAATATATGCGTGGTGATAAAAAGGCTTTGACTGATGGCCAGGTAAATGGTTTTAATCTGTTTATGGGAAAGGCGAAATGTGGTACCTGTCATTTTATGCCTCTTTTCAATGGCACGGTGCCACCGGATTATCAGCGTACCGAGTCGGAAGTGCTGGGTGTAACTGCCAGTGCAGATCTGAAACATCCATTGCCTGATCAAGATCTTGGAAGGGGCGTTCACAATCAGTTTCCGCAATGGAAGAATGCATTTAAAACCAGTACTGTCCGGAATATTGCAAAAACGGCACCCTACATGCACAATGGTGCATTCAATACTTTGCAGGAAGTAATGGAATTTTACAACGAAGGCGGCGGCGCGGGGTTAGGACTGGAAGTGCATAATCAAACATTCGCGGCCGATAAATTGAACCTGACGCCAAAGGAAATAGCGTTGGTTATTGAGTTTATGGAGGGGTTGACGGATTAG
- a CDS encoding Gfo/Idh/MocA family oxidoreductase → MKEKKGTSASRRKFIKGSLATLATFSIVPRHVLGKGYIAPSDQLTKAIVGTGSMGRGHIPYAGTKVVALCDVDKKHLDIAAGMVDKGVKTFSDYRELIQLPEVDIVHVATPPHWHGIIAADAARAGKDVWCEKPMTRTIGEGKRLVEAVQQHGRIFRLNTWFRFEDNFYGMKTTVKPIKKLVQSGLLGWPLKVTVSKHTGFDWKFYWVGKTNNTPQPVPAELDYEMWLGPAPYKPYSEHRVHQTFRGYWDYDGGGLGDMGQHYIDPIQYFLGKDDTSPVSVEIDAPQQHTEAVGTWRRITYTYADGCQIVLDGEAKDEKVAYIEGPKGKLYQNFKSDIPDLEKKLAAFPDPEPQVTDFVDAVKNRKKFALNEENGHRSCTIVNMGLAALRLGRSLKFDPEKQEFIDDEGANRLINQPMRGPWTM, encoded by the coding sequence ATGAAAGAAAAGAAAGGCACCTCTGCGTCCAGGAGAAAGTTCATCAAGGGCTCACTGGCAACGCTGGCCACATTTTCAATTGTACCGCGTCATGTCCTCGGTAAAGGCTATATCGCTCCCAGCGACCAGTTGACCAAGGCTATCGTAGGAACCGGCTCCATGGGCCGCGGACACATTCCTTATGCAGGTACCAAAGTTGTAGCGCTTTGTGACGTGGACAAAAAGCATTTGGACATTGCCGCAGGCATGGTGGACAAGGGTGTAAAGACCTTTTCGGATTACCGTGAACTGATCCAGCTTCCCGAGGTGGATATCGTCCACGTGGCGACTCCCCCGCACTGGCACGGGATTATTGCCGCAGATGCTGCCCGCGCTGGAAAGGATGTTTGGTGTGAAAAACCAATGACCCGTACCATTGGAGAAGGCAAGCGTTTGGTAGAAGCCGTGCAGCAGCATGGCAGAATATTCCGTCTCAATACCTGGTTCAGGTTTGAAGATAATTTTTACGGAATGAAAACGACCGTAAAACCCATTAAAAAATTGGTTCAGAGCGGCCTGCTTGGCTGGCCTTTGAAAGTGACGGTGAGCAAGCATACCGGTTTCGACTGGAAATTTTATTGGGTTGGCAAAACCAATAATACTCCCCAGCCCGTTCCCGCAGAACTGGACTACGAAATGTGGCTCGGCCCTGCTCCCTACAAGCCATACAGCGAGCACCGTGTTCACCAGACTTTCCGCGGATATTGGGATTACGATGGCGGCGGGCTTGGCGATATGGGCCAGCATTACATTGACCCTATTCAATATTTCCTTGGTAAAGACGATACCAGTCCCGTTAGTGTTGAAATTGACGCTCCACAGCAGCATACCGAAGCCGTAGGCACGTGGAGACGCATTACCTACACCTATGCGGACGGTTGCCAGATCGTACTCGACGGCGAAGCCAAAGATGAAAAGGTAGCATACATTGAGGGACCAAAAGGAAAGCTTTATCAGAATTTCAAATCCGACATTCCTGATCTTGAAAAGAAACTGGCTGCTTTCCCAGACCCGGAGCCACAGGTAACTGACTTTGTGGATGCTGTTAAAAACCGCAAAAAGTTTGCCCTTAATGAAGAAAACGGTCACCGCTCCTGCACGATCGTCAACATGGGACTTGCTGCGTTGCGACTGGGACGTTCATTGAAATTTGACCCTGAAAAACAGGAGTTCATTGACGATGAAGGCGCGAACCGTCTGATCAACCAGCCCATGCGTGGTCCCTGGACGATGTAG
- a CDS encoding acyl-CoA carboxylase subunit beta, whose translation MESVSAATSKKELLDQKNAEADLGGGEKRIQAQHDKGKLTARERIAVLLDEGSFEEIGKFVMHRSKDFGLDKEHYLGDGVVTGYGKMNGRLIYIFAQDFTVFGGSLSETHAEKICKIMDLAMKNGAPLIGLNDSGGARIQEGVLSLAGYADIFYKNTLASGVIPQISAVMGPCAGGAVYSPAITDFILMVENTSYMFVTGPNVVKTVTHEEVTSEELGGAMTHATKSGVTHFVSPNEVECLLAIKKLLSYVPQNCENDAPRYPYTIGNELRPALNTIIPDSANQPYDMRDVISELTDTDSFFEVHEHFADNIVVGFARIAGRSIGIVANQPAVLAGVLDIHASQKAARFVRFCDCFNIPLLVLEDVPGFLPGTDQEWNAIITNGAKLLYAFCEATVPRITVITRKAYGGAYDVMNSKHIGADMNFAWPSAEIAVMGASGAAEIIFKREIAQAENPKEKLQEKIEDYTEKFTNPYRAAHRGYIDEVIYPEQTREKLIRAFEMLENKVDVLPRKKHGNIPL comes from the coding sequence ATGGAATCAGTATCTGCCGCGACTTCAAAAAAAGAACTTTTAGATCAAAAAAACGCAGAAGCCGATTTAGGCGGTGGTGAAAAAAGAATACAGGCACAGCATGACAAAGGAAAATTAACCGCCCGCGAACGCATAGCCGTATTGCTCGACGAAGGTTCATTTGAAGAAATTGGCAAGTTTGTCATGCACCGGAGCAAAGACTTCGGACTCGATAAGGAACATTACCTCGGCGATGGCGTGGTAACCGGTTATGGCAAGATGAATGGCCGCCTGATATACATTTTCGCACAGGACTTCACCGTTTTCGGTGGCTCACTTTCTGAAACTCACGCCGAAAAAATATGCAAGATTATGGACCTCGCCATGAAAAACGGTGCCCCATTGATCGGTTTGAATGATTCGGGCGGTGCCCGGATTCAAGAGGGCGTACTTTCACTCGCTGGGTACGCTGATATCTTTTATAAAAACACATTGGCCAGCGGTGTCATTCCGCAGATATCGGCGGTAATGGGGCCGTGCGCGGGAGGAGCGGTTTACTCCCCTGCTATTACTGATTTTATATTAATGGTTGAAAACACGAGCTATATGTTCGTGACAGGGCCTAATGTGGTCAAAACCGTGACGCATGAGGAAGTGACTTCCGAAGAACTCGGCGGGGCGATGACACATGCTACCAAATCCGGCGTCACCCATTTTGTTTCGCCTAACGAGGTAGAATGCCTTTTGGCCATCAAAAAATTACTGAGCTACGTCCCGCAAAACTGCGAAAACGATGCGCCAAGATATCCATATACCATTGGAAACGAGCTGCGGCCAGCATTAAATACCATTATCCCCGACAGCGCCAATCAGCCGTATGATATGCGCGACGTGATTTCAGAATTAACTGATACAGATAGTTTCTTTGAAGTACATGAGCATTTTGCAGATAATATCGTCGTCGGTTTTGCGCGCATTGCAGGCCGGAGCATTGGTATCGTTGCCAATCAGCCCGCGGTCCTGGCTGGTGTCCTCGACATTCATGCCAGCCAGAAAGCAGCCAGATTTGTGCGTTTTTGTGATTGCTTCAACATTCCGTTGCTGGTATTGGAAGATGTACCCGGTTTCCTGCCCGGTACCGATCAGGAGTGGAACGCGATCATTACCAATGGAGCGAAGTTGCTCTATGCATTTTGCGAAGCGACGGTTCCGCGCATTACCGTCATTACCCGCAAAGCTTACGGTGGCGCGTACGATGTGATGAACTCCAAGCACATTGGCGCCGATATGAATTTTGCCTGGCCTAGTGCAGAAATCGCTGTGATGGGTGCCAGCGGCGCTGCCGAAATCATTTTTAAAAGGGAAATTGCGCAGGCTGAAAACCCGAAAGAAAAGCTTCAGGAGAAAATTGAAGACTATACCGAAAAATTTACCAATCCTTATCGCGCGGCACATCGCGGCTATATCGACGAGGTGATTTATCCGGAGCAAACCCGTGAAAAACTGATCAGGGCTTTTGAAATGCTCGAAAACAAGGTAGACGTTCTGCCGCGCAAAAAGCATGGCAATATCCCGCTTTGA
- a CDS encoding winged helix-turn-helix domain-containing protein, which produces MFEELDPLLHQQLRLAIISLLMNVREAEFTYIKEKTGATAGNLSVQISKLKDAGYIDVQKSFKENYPQTMCKIAEKGIAAFENYVKALEKYINITK; this is translated from the coding sequence ATGTTTGAAGAACTTGATCCATTGCTTCACCAGCAACTGCGATTGGCGATTATATCCTTACTGATGAATGTTCGGGAGGCTGAATTTACTTATATCAAAGAAAAAACGGGGGCAACGGCTGGTAATCTCAGTGTACAGATCTCGAAACTGAAAGATGCCGGATACATTGATGTTCAAAAAAGCTTCAAAGAAAACTATCCCCAAACCATGTGCAAGATTGCCGAAAAAGGCATTGCTGCATTTGAAAACTACGTAAAAGCGCTGGAAAAGTACATCAACATAACCAAGTAG
- a CDS encoding PhoX family protein encodes MNKHYSIIQKTAAAVLICGSMTFTSCIKDHEPPVTSAKLINRSVNPSLIRTLPGFEDLKITTLISSDDKLQDSPDFIYGAQPDGGAFVKNPNGEGYVMINNHEILFSVSRVYLDKELKPIKGEYIVDAEGGQWRLCSATLATPQEHGFGPVFLTAGESNSESMTHAIDPFAPADKKNKTRTVSAFGKWNAENAVPLPKDAFPGKTVIIIGEDDTNGQLVAYVSDVVGDLNNGKLYALRRTNQESVETDMVKGQVYDVEFVPFDDVKTSTGTQLQAQTVDKKMIQFARVEDIDYKKGGNGAGRDIYFTATGVSQADKVTPVAGKNMWGRVYNLKFDAANPLIGKLQIIMDGEDKPGSFIVNPDNICVTENYVYVQEDGDSFYKNNDHDGTIWQYSIATKESKAMLQMHHRRDDALFNAKYNSVGNNSLSTWEYGAMIDISDVVGIPETFMINLHPHTWQDDKYKGADGSGISTNKEGGQTVIVQGIKK; translated from the coding sequence ATGAACAAACATTATTCTATCATTCAAAAGACAGCCGCGGCCGTGTTGATTTGCGGTTCGATGACTTTTACCAGCTGCATTAAAGACCATGAGCCGCCTGTAACTTCTGCGAAATTAATCAACAGATCGGTTAACCCTTCATTGATCAGGACATTACCTGGCTTTGAAGACCTGAAAATCACTACGTTGATTAGCTCGGACGACAAATTGCAGGACTCTCCGGATTTCATTTACGGTGCCCAGCCTGACGGTGGTGCATTCGTGAAAAACCCGAATGGAGAGGGTTATGTGATGATCAACAACCATGAAATTCTCTTTTCGGTATCAAGGGTTTATTTGGATAAAGAATTGAAACCCATTAAAGGAGAGTACATTGTGGACGCGGAGGGCGGGCAATGGCGCTTGTGCTCGGCTACGTTGGCCACACCTCAGGAGCACGGTTTCGGGCCTGTTTTCCTGACAGCCGGTGAAAGTAACTCGGAGTCAATGACACATGCTATCGATCCATTTGCTCCTGCTGACAAAAAGAACAAAACCAGAACCGTCAGCGCATTTGGTAAATGGAATGCTGAAAATGCGGTCCCGCTTCCGAAGGATGCTTTCCCTGGTAAAACTGTGATTATCATCGGTGAAGATGATACCAATGGTCAGCTTGTAGCTTACGTTTCGGACGTGGTAGGCGACCTGAACAATGGTAAATTGTACGCGCTCCGCCGGACAAATCAGGAAAGTGTGGAAACTGATATGGTGAAAGGCCAGGTTTATGATGTTGAATTTGTTCCTTTTGATGATGTAAAAACGAGTACCGGTACGCAATTGCAGGCGCAGACCGTGGATAAGAAAATGATCCAGTTTGCACGCGTTGAGGATATCGATTATAAAAAAGGAGGCAATGGTGCAGGTCGTGACATTTACTTTACAGCAACAGGTGTGAGCCAGGCTGATAAAGTGACTCCGGTAGCCGGCAAAAATATGTGGGGACGTGTGTACAACCTGAAATTTGATGCTGCTAATCCATTGATCGGTAAGTTGCAGATTATCATGGACGGTGAAGACAAGCCAGGTAGCTTTATAGTGAACCCGGACAACATTTGTGTGACTGAAAACTATGTTTACGTACAGGAAGACGGTGATTCGTTCTATAAAAACAATGATCACGACGGAACAATATGGCAGTACAGCATTGCCACAAAAGAAAGTAAAGCAATGCTTCAAATGCACCACCGTCGCGACGACGCGCTGTTCAATGCGAAGTACAACTCGGTGGGTAACAACTCGCTGAGCACATGGGAGTACGGCGCGATGATCGATATTTCGGACGTAGTAGGCATTCCGGAAACATTTATGATCAACCTGCATCCGCATACCTGGCAGGACGATAAATATAAAGGAGCCGACGGAAGTGGCATTTCTACCAACAAGGAAGGTGGCCAGACGGTCATTGTTCAAGGGATCAAAAAGTAA